A portion of the Adhaeribacter radiodurans genome contains these proteins:
- a CDS encoding transglutaminase-like domain-containing protein → MKFQVHSDLEYQVLQPSTFILNIHALRTATQTVLEESLMVEPYIRLEEFSSALNANRFIRLEVTEPLIFKISYKATVDTISQIIDQKQEKGATPVVQLDGDIIPNLFPSRYCQSDKLQRLANNKFGKIENTFAQVIAITDWIYENVEYLSGSTNSQTSAYDTVSERAGVCRDFAHLGIALCRALSIPARYFTAYAYNLNPPDFHACFEAYIGGHWLIFDATKLAPLNGLVKIANGRDAADAAVASIFGNVVCQSMQVTSEVLENNFEPFYYDNKQLKGLSYE, encoded by the coding sequence ATGAAGTTTCAGGTTCATAGCGATTTAGAATACCAGGTACTACAACCCAGCACTTTTATTTTAAATATTCATGCTCTCCGCACAGCTACTCAAACGGTGCTGGAAGAATCGTTAATGGTAGAGCCTTATATCCGCTTAGAAGAATTTAGTTCAGCTTTAAACGCGAACCGGTTTATCCGCTTAGAAGTAACTGAACCTTTAATTTTTAAAATTTCCTACAAAGCTACCGTAGATACCATCTCTCAGATAATTGACCAGAAACAAGAAAAAGGCGCTACTCCGGTCGTGCAGTTAGACGGTGATATTATTCCTAATCTTTTTCCTAGCCGCTATTGCCAATCCGATAAATTGCAGCGGTTGGCTAATAATAAGTTCGGGAAAATAGAGAATACTTTTGCCCAAGTAATAGCGATAACCGATTGGATTTACGAAAACGTAGAATATTTGAGTGGCAGCACCAATTCGCAAACGTCTGCCTATGATACTGTTTCGGAACGGGCAGGCGTTTGCCGCGATTTTGCGCATTTAGGTATAGCTTTGTGCCGGGCTCTTTCCATACCCGCCCGTTATTTTACTGCTTACGCATACAATCTTAATCCCCCGGATTTTCACGCGTGTTTTGAGGCTTATATTGGCGGCCATTGGCTTATTTTTGATGCTACCAAATTGGCTCCTTTAAATGGTTTAGTAAAAATAGCCAATGGGCGCGACGCGGCCGATGCAGCTGTAGCCAGTATATTCGGCAATGTAGTTTGTCAATCAATGCAGGTAACCAGCGAAGTGCTGGAAAATAATTTTGAGCCTTTTTACTACGATAATAAGCAATTAAAAGGATTGTCTTATGAGTAG
- a CDS encoding exo-alpha-sialidase translates to MHNQKFSLITLGLLLTASGIFFSFNKKEAPAIVTVSTFGKQPVVTVDAANTIKVVFGQEEEVFYTTSSNNGQTFTPPQKVGKQKQLALGMTRGPQITTTKDYTVIAAAAHTGKILVYRLKNNDTKWSEPVNIVDRDTTAKEGFVALASGTENTLHAAWLDLRLSKKINIFTATSKNGGKTWSKNKLAYAAPEGGICPCCRPSITADTKGKVYIMFRNELNGSRDMYLVTSSDNGQTFGPAKKLGMGTWVLKACPMDGGALALNKQGNLGSTWRRENTVYYAEPGTMEQKIGEGRASSLVKTAKGNYFVWQQGNQIVALAPGKLSPESIGTGTYPRLAALSNQQVLGIWETNGKIVGRLLP, encoded by the coding sequence ATGCACAATCAAAAATTCTCCCTAATAACGTTAGGTTTACTTCTAACGGCTTCCGGTATATTCTTCAGTTTTAATAAAAAAGAAGCGCCGGCTATTGTTACCGTAAGCACTTTTGGTAAACAGCCGGTAGTAACGGTAGATGCAGCTAACACGATTAAAGTGGTATTTGGGCAGGAAGAAGAGGTATTTTATACTACTTCCAGCAATAACGGCCAAACGTTTACGCCACCACAAAAAGTAGGAAAACAAAAACAATTGGCTCTCGGAATGACCCGTGGCCCGCAAATAACTACTACCAAAGATTATACAGTAATTGCTGCCGCTGCGCACACGGGTAAAATACTAGTTTACCGTTTAAAAAATAACGATACCAAATGGAGTGAGCCCGTTAATATCGTTGATCGGGATACAACGGCGAAAGAAGGTTTTGTTGCTTTAGCCAGCGGAACAGAAAATACCCTACATGCTGCCTGGCTGGACTTACGATTGAGTAAGAAAATCAATATTTTTACGGCTACTTCAAAAAATGGGGGAAAAACCTGGTCGAAAAATAAACTGGCTTATGCCGCGCCCGAAGGTGGAATATGTCCTTGTTGCCGGCCTTCTATTACCGCCGATACCAAAGGGAAGGTGTATATTATGTTCCGTAATGAATTAAATGGTTCTAGGGATATGTACCTGGTAACTTCTTCTGATAACGGACAAACTTTTGGCCCGGCTAAAAAATTAGGTATGGGAACCTGGGTATTAAAGGCTTGCCCCATGGATGGCGGTGCTTTAGCTCTGAATAAACAAGGTAACCTGGGATCAACCTGGCGACGCGAAAACACGGTTTACTACGCCGAACCCGGCACCATGGAACAGAAAATAGGAGAGGGCCGGGCTAGTTCTTTGGTAAAAACAGCTAAGGGTAACTATTTTGTTTGGCAGCAAGGAAATCAAATTGTAGCGCTTGCCCCAGGTAAATTGAGTCCGGAATCAATCGGCACCGGAACCTACCCGCGTTTAGCCGCTTTATCTAACCAGCAAGTTTTAGGTATTTGGGAAACAAATGGAAAAATTGTGGGCAGGCTTTTACCGTGA
- a CDS encoding heavy metal translocating P-type ATPase, which yields METISKPSPTSVLTDKDIPKEVMLPVTGMTCSACAVSVESMVASTPGVINANVNYATQTLQVAYDPEKVRLADMRKVVKSIGYDLIIDSENAREKQEQAQQNHYQTIKRNTILAAILTLPLVIVGMFFMNLPYGNWLMLVLSAPVLFIFGRNFFINAFRQARHGKANMDTLVALSTGTAFGFSVFNTLYPEFWYARGLHPHVYFESAAFIIVFILLGKLLEERAKSNTSSALKKLIGLQPKTVWLIENDQEREVPVADIQTGNLILVRPGEKIPVDGQITAGSSYVDESMISGEPVPVSKQMNDNVFAGTINQKGSFRFVAQKVGSDTLLAQIIKLVQQAQGSKAPVQKLVDKIAGIFVPVVVGLALLSLIIWLVLGGDNGFTQGLLAFVTVLVIACPCALGLATPTAIMVGIGKGAELGILIKDAESLEQAHQLNALVLDKTGTITEGKPVVNNLIWAENVQLRQMALESVLLTMEQQSEHPLAEAIVRNLREKNITTVSLANFDSITGQGLRAIWQDKMYRIGSLSYMISEKIKIPAEFNDLATTWAEAAQTIIYFSEEQQVVALVSIADKIKETSAKAIQTLQEQGITVYMLTGDNARTAASVAHQVGITNFKAEVMPSDKADFVKSLQNQGKVVGMVGDGINDSQALAQADVSIAMGKGSDIAIDVAKMTLITSDLQLLPKAIKLSRQTVLAIRQNLFWAFIYNLIGIPIAAGILYPTFGFLLNPMIAGAAMALSSVSVVANSLRLKAKKL from the coding sequence ATGGAAACAATTAGTAAACCTTCGCCAACTTCCGTTCTAACGGATAAAGATATACCTAAAGAAGTAATGCTGCCCGTTACCGGTATGACCTGTTCTGCCTGTGCGGTTAGCGTTGAATCAATGGTAGCCAGTACTCCCGGGGTAATAAATGCCAATGTAAATTATGCCACCCAAACGTTGCAGGTAGCATATGACCCGGAAAAAGTTCGCTTAGCTGATATGCGAAAAGTTGTTAAATCTATTGGTTACGATTTAATTATTGACTCTGAAAATGCCCGGGAAAAGCAGGAACAAGCGCAGCAAAATCATTATCAAACCATAAAAAGAAATACCATTCTGGCGGCAATCCTTACTTTGCCCTTAGTTATAGTGGGTATGTTTTTCATGAACTTGCCTTATGGTAACTGGTTAATGTTGGTATTAAGTGCACCCGTGCTTTTTATTTTTGGCCGAAACTTTTTTATTAACGCCTTCCGGCAAGCCCGCCACGGGAAAGCTAATATGGATACGCTGGTAGCCTTAAGTACGGGTACTGCTTTTGGTTTTAGCGTTTTTAATACCCTATACCCCGAGTTTTGGTACGCCCGGGGTTTGCACCCGCACGTTTATTTTGAATCTGCTGCTTTTATAATTGTTTTTATTCTGCTCGGAAAATTATTAGAAGAACGCGCGAAATCGAATACTTCATCGGCTTTAAAAAAGTTAATTGGCTTACAACCAAAAACAGTATGGTTAATAGAAAACGACCAAGAACGGGAAGTACCTGTAGCCGACATTCAAACAGGGAATTTAATACTGGTTCGTCCGGGTGAAAAAATACCCGTAGATGGCCAGATTACAGCGGGCTCTTCTTACGTGGATGAATCTATGATTAGCGGGGAGCCGGTTCCGGTTAGTAAACAAATGAATGATAATGTATTTGCCGGCACCATAAATCAAAAAGGCAGTTTCCGGTTTGTGGCTCAAAAAGTAGGTAGCGATACTTTACTGGCTCAAATTATTAAATTGGTACAGCAAGCCCAAGGTTCCAAGGCTCCGGTACAAAAACTGGTAGATAAAATTGCCGGAATATTTGTACCGGTAGTAGTTGGTCTGGCACTGCTTAGCTTAATTATTTGGCTTGTTTTAGGCGGTGATAATGGTTTTACCCAAGGTTTGCTGGCTTTTGTTACTGTATTGGTTATTGCCTGCCCATGCGCTTTAGGTTTAGCTACCCCAACGGCAATAATGGTGGGAATAGGCAAAGGTGCCGAATTAGGTATTTTAATAAAAGATGCGGAAAGTTTAGAGCAAGCGCACCAATTAAACGCCTTAGTGCTGGATAAAACCGGTACCATTACTGAGGGCAAACCTGTAGTGAACAACTTAATTTGGGCGGAAAATGTACAACTGCGGCAAATGGCTTTAGAATCTGTATTGCTCACCATGGAACAGCAATCGGAACATCCTTTAGCCGAAGCTATTGTACGTAACCTACGTGAAAAAAATATTACCACTGTTTCGTTAGCTAATTTTGATAGTATTACCGGCCAAGGGTTGCGAGCTATTTGGCAAGACAAAATGTATCGGATTGGCAGTTTGTCCTACATGATCTCTGAAAAAATTAAAATACCAGCCGAGTTTAACGACTTAGCTACTACCTGGGCCGAGGCGGCTCAAACCATTATTTATTTTTCTGAAGAACAGCAGGTAGTTGCCCTGGTATCCATTGCGGATAAAATAAAAGAAACGTCAGCCAAGGCTATTCAAACTTTGCAGGAACAAGGTATAACCGTATACATGCTCACCGGCGATAATGCCCGTACGGCGGCTTCAGTAGCGCATCAGGTTGGAATTACTAATTTTAAAGCCGAAGTAATGCCCAGCGATAAAGCCGATTTTGTAAAATCGCTGCAAAACCAAGGGAAAGTAGTAGGTATGGTCGGCGACGGCATTAACGATTCGCAAGCCCTGGCTCAGGCCGATGTGAGCATTGCCATGGGAAAAGGCTCGGATATTGCCATTGACGTAGCCAAAATGACACTCATTACATCGGATTTACAATTATTACCAAAAGCTATTAAATTGTCGCGGCAAACTGTATTAGCCATCCGGCAAAATTTATTCTGGGCTTTTATCTACAACCTGATCGGTATTCCTATAGCGGCCGGTATTCTCTATCCAACCTTTGGTTTTTTGCTAAACCCCATGATTGCGGGGGCAGCAATGGCATTAAGTTCGGTATCAGTAGTTGCTAATAGTTTAAGGCTAAAAGCAAAAAAGCTTTAA
- a CDS encoding peptidase, with protein sequence MTYCLGIKVKEGLIALADTRITAGTNTTVKKKIFIDQKENYSLFIMTSGLRSVRDKAILYFQELLDEGVVYNKLYKAVTAFGEQIKRVANEDKAALESAGFKFNLNTIVGGQLRDDAEHKLFLLYSEGNWVELDESAPYIIIGNSGQGKAILNRVLHADSTMKQALKAGFLSFDSTRVSNNDVEFPIDVILYKKDSFSMVEYRYEQKDLGEISEVWAAKLKSALDAIPEEWMELAFDKLPKT encoded by the coding sequence ATGACTTACTGCTTAGGAATTAAAGTAAAAGAAGGCTTGATTGCCTTGGCTGATACGCGCATTACAGCCGGTACTAATACAACTGTTAAAAAAAAGATATTTATTGACCAAAAAGAAAATTATTCCCTCTTTATCATGACGAGCGGCCTCCGGTCTGTGCGCGATAAAGCGATTCTTTACTTTCAGGAATTGCTCGATGAAGGAGTAGTTTATAATAAATTATACAAAGCCGTTACTGCATTTGGCGAACAGATTAAACGAGTAGCCAACGAAGATAAAGCTGCTTTAGAAAGTGCCGGGTTTAAATTTAATTTAAATACCATTGTGGGCGGGCAATTACGGGATGACGCGGAACATAAATTGTTTTTGCTGTACTCCGAAGGCAATTGGGTGGAACTGGACGAAAGCGCTCCTTATATTATAATTGGCAACTCCGGCCAGGGAAAAGCTATTTTAAACCGGGTGTTACATGCCGATAGTACTATGAAACAAGCCTTAAAGGCCGGTTTTCTTTCTTTTGATTCTACGCGGGTAAGCAATAACGACGTTGAATTTCCGATAGATGTTATCTTATACAAAAAGGATAGTTTTTCGATGGTAGAGTACCGTTACGAACAAAAAGATTTAGGCGAAATTTCGGAAGTATGGGCCGCTAAATTAAAATCAGCTTTGGATGCCATTCCGGAAGAATGGATGGAGCTAGCTTTCGATAAACTACCCAAAACTTAA
- a CDS encoding gluconate 2-dehydrogenase subunit 3 family protein, translating to MDRRESLKVLAIGSLGASALLVGCDKNYGEKGDEKSTSDVKDDAKAEGYGRTPEEKERDAKLMKEQFFTKEEMATIAILCDIIIPKDDHSGSATDAKVPEFIEFMAKDQPSYQTPLRGGLRWLEIKSTKLFEKGFADASKEQQIQLVDMIAYPDKAAKENAQGVAFFNQMRNLTATGFFTSKIGIEDIGYKGNQPNAWDGVPDDVLKQYGLEYDAKTLAQCLKNEDRGKMMTWDS from the coding sequence ATGGACAGAAGAGAATCCCTGAAAGTTTTGGCCATTGGTTCGTTAGGAGCCAGTGCCCTGTTAGTAGGTTGCGATAAAAATTACGGTGAAAAAGGTGATGAGAAAAGCACTTCGGATGTAAAGGACGACGCGAAAGCGGAAGGCTACGGCCGCACCCCCGAAGAAAAAGAGCGGGACGCCAAGCTCATGAAAGAGCAATTTTTCACGAAAGAAGAAATGGCTACCATTGCCATTTTGTGCGATATTATTATTCCGAAAGATGACCATTCCGGTAGTGCTACCGACGCGAAAGTGCCTGAATTTATTGAGTTTATGGCGAAAGACCAACCCAGTTACCAAACTCCGTTACGCGGGGGATTACGTTGGCTCGAAATAAAATCAACCAAGCTTTTTGAAAAGGGTTTTGCGGATGCAAGCAAAGAACAGCAAATACAACTGGTTGATATGATCGCTTACCCGGATAAAGCAGCCAAAGAAAATGCTCAAGGGGTGGCCTTCTTTAACCAGATGCGTAACTTAACAGCTACCGGCTTTTTTACTAGTAAAATAGGTATTGAAGATATCGGATACAAAGGGAATCAGCCTAACGCCTGGGATGGGGTACCCGATGATGTATTAAAACAATACGGGCTGGAGTACGATGCTAAAACTTTGGCGCAATGCCTGAAAAATGAAGACCGGGGTAAAATGATGACTTGGGATTCGTAA
- a CDS encoding GMC family oxidoreductase: MAFQIKKKGELYDVVIVGSGAGGGMAAKTLTEAGLKVALLEAGPDYDPANPDQQTQLKWPYQSPRRGANTTRAFGDFDGAYGGWEIDGEPYTRQEGTEFDWFRSRMIGGRTNHWGRISLRFGPHDFKRGSIDGLGDDWPLSYEDLKPYYDRVDKMVGVFGTNENLPNDPDGYFLPPPKPRLHELMIKKAATSVGIPVIPARLSMLTRPVNKDRGSCFFCSQCGRGCSVHADFAASTVLVKPARKTGNVDLYVNAMAREVLTDKNGLATGVLYTDKTDLQEYQVNGKVVILAASACESARLLLNSKSAQHPNGLANSSGVVGKYLHDSTGASRSAFVPKLMDRKRYNEDGVGGMHLYIPWWLEGNKKLNFSRGYHIELGGGLGMPSYGFGFGIERMNGKYPSKDGKTKDAGGYGASLKDDYRRFYGANVGFSGRGESVPREYNRCEIDPNVVDKYGIPVLKFHYKWTEQEVNQAKHMQDTFEEIIHAMGAIANGEKPGADEQYGLAVPGRIIHEVGTVRMGNNPSKSALNKNCQAHEVKNLFVVDGGPFVSQADKNPTWTIMALSMRASEFIIDNLKKRNI; the protein is encoded by the coding sequence ATGGCATTTCAAATTAAAAAGAAAGGCGAATTGTACGACGTTGTCATTGTTGGCTCCGGAGCGGGAGGCGGCATGGCTGCTAAAACTCTTACTGAAGCTGGTCTGAAAGTAGCTTTATTAGAAGCCGGTCCGGATTACGATCCTGCCAATCCAGATCAGCAAACCCAATTAAAATGGCCGTACCAGTCACCCCGGCGAGGTGCTAACACCACTCGGGCCTTTGGCGATTTTGATGGTGCCTATGGAGGATGGGAAATTGATGGTGAGCCTTATACCCGCCAGGAAGGTACTGAATTCGACTGGTTCCGTTCCCGGATGATCGGCGGGCGCACCAACCACTGGGGACGTATTTCGCTGCGGTTCGGGCCACATGACTTTAAACGGGGCAGCATAGATGGGCTGGGCGATGATTGGCCGCTTTCGTACGAGGATTTAAAACCGTATTACGACCGGGTAGATAAAATGGTAGGGGTATTTGGTACGAACGAAAATTTACCTAATGATCCGGATGGTTATTTTTTGCCACCGCCCAAACCACGTTTGCACGAATTAATGATTAAGAAAGCGGCTACCAGCGTTGGTATTCCCGTTATTCCGGCCAGATTATCTATGTTAACCCGGCCGGTTAACAAAGACCGGGGTTCTTGTTTCTTTTGTTCCCAGTGCGGCAGAGGTTGCTCGGTTCACGCCGATTTTGCTGCTTCTACGGTTTTAGTAAAGCCGGCCCGTAAAACCGGAAATGTAGATTTGTACGTTAACGCCATGGCCCGGGAAGTATTAACCGATAAAAACGGTCTGGCCACCGGTGTTTTGTATACCGATAAAACTGATTTACAGGAATACCAGGTAAACGGAAAAGTAGTTATTTTGGCTGCTAGCGCCTGCGAGTCGGCAAGACTTTTACTAAATTCTAAATCAGCTCAACACCCGAACGGACTGGCAAATTCCAGCGGAGTGGTAGGTAAATACCTGCACGACTCTACCGGGGCTTCGCGTAGTGCTTTTGTACCGAAACTAATGGACCGTAAACGGTACAACGAAGATGGCGTGGGTGGTATGCACTTGTACATTCCGTGGTGGCTCGAAGGAAACAAAAAACTAAATTTCTCCCGGGGTTATCATATTGAACTAGGCGGTGGTCTGGGAATGCCATCCTACGGTTTTGGTTTCGGCATTGAACGAATGAACGGAAAATACCCTAGTAAAGACGGAAAAACTAAGGATGCCGGTGGTTACGGTGCGTCTTTAAAAGATGATTATCGCCGCTTTTACGGGGCAAACGTTGGTTTTTCGGGCCGGGGTGAGAGTGTTCCTCGCGAGTACAACCGCTGCGAAATTGACCCGAACGTAGTAGATAAATACGGTATTCCGGTGCTTAAATTCCATTATAAGTGGACCGAACAGGAAGTAAACCAAGCCAAACACATGCAGGATACTTTCGAAGAAATTATCCACGCCATGGGTGCCATAGCTAACGGGGAAAAACCAGGGGCAGATGAGCAATACGGTTTGGCGGTTCCCGGCCGGATTATTCACGAAGTAGGAACAGTACGGATGGGCAATAACCCAAGCAAATCGGCTTTAAACAAAAACTGCCAGGCACACGAAGTGAAAAACTTATTTGTGGTAGATGGGGGTCCTTTTGTGTCGCAAGCCGATAAAAACCCGACCTGGACCATTATGGCCTTATCTATGCGGGCCTCTGAATTTATAATTGATAATCTTAAAAAGCGGAATATATAA
- a CDS encoding TonB-dependent receptor, with translation MKIVILFLWAWLCTTFAYSQNTLNAYIKDAETQEPLIGATVVLLNTNLGASSDGQGRIIINGIPNGTFTFRFSHVGYTEINQVFSFPLTNSEPITVLLHSTGEELETVEITSTRSSRTIQDIPTRVEFIAGEELEEKANMKPGDIRMILSESTGIQTQQTSATSANASIRIQGLDGRYTQILKDGFPLYSGYAGGLGLLQTPPLDLKQVEIVKGSSSTLYGGGAIAGLVNLISKTPQQKPELRFLLNGTTAGGLDVNGFYGQKWQKVGVTVFAARNSNFAYDPSHSDLSAIPQFKRYTFNPRIFWYPSTKTNLNFGINTVFENRLGGDIHYIKGERNNNHSYYEENKTKRSSTQLAFNHQLNSASKINFKNSISYFNRDLQIPEYSFNGKQVNTFSEATYAYSREKSDWVAGLNLWTENFRESKADSFTLRNYKQTTIGAFVQNTWKVENWLHLETGLRSDYVVDYGFAWLPRISALFKIKPNFTSRLGGGFGYKAPTIFTEETERLQYRGILPLNPKNNQLERSYGTNLDFTYRTSFAQEAISFNVNHLFFYTFLDHPLALQSLGNNTYILQNRPGHLDTKGTETNFKIGYKDFNMFLGYTFTHTIIHEGKRKTINPLTPKHRINAVLMYEAEDKWKIGLESYYFSKQKLTDGTTGKSYVISGIMAEKLFQKFSLYLNFENFLDVRQTRFDSIYTGSITNPTFRDIYAPLDGFVVNGGVKLNLF, from the coding sequence ATGAAGATTGTAATTCTATTTCTGTGGGCGTGGCTATGTACCACTTTTGCCTACAGTCAAAATACTTTAAATGCTTACATAAAAGATGCCGAAACGCAAGAGCCTTTAATTGGAGCAACAGTTGTTCTTCTAAACACCAACCTGGGAGCTTCTTCGGATGGACAAGGGCGAATAATTATAAACGGGATACCCAACGGCACTTTTACTTTTCGTTTTTCGCACGTAGGTTACACCGAAATTAATCAGGTATTTTCTTTTCCCTTAACCAATTCCGAACCCATTACTGTTCTGCTTCACAGCACCGGCGAAGAATTGGAAACAGTAGAAATAACTTCTACTCGCAGTTCCCGGACCATCCAGGATATTCCTACCCGGGTAGAGTTTATAGCCGGGGAAGAACTCGAAGAAAAAGCTAATATGAAACCCGGCGACATCCGCATGATATTAAGCGAAAGTACCGGTATACAAACCCAGCAAACGTCGGCTACTTCGGCCAATGCCAGCATCCGCATTCAGGGGTTGGACGGGCGCTATACACAAATTTTAAAAGATGGCTTTCCGTTGTACTCGGGTTATGCGGGTGGTTTGGGTTTGTTGCAAACTCCTCCCCTGGATTTAAAGCAAGTAGAAATTGTGAAGGGTTCCAGTTCTACCTTGTACGGCGGCGGTGCTATTGCCGGTTTAGTAAATCTTATTTCCAAAACCCCGCAGCAAAAACCCGAACTCCGCTTTTTACTAAATGGTACTACGGCGGGCGGCCTGGATGTAAATGGTTTTTATGGACAAAAATGGCAAAAGGTAGGAGTAACGGTATTCGCTGCCCGAAACAGTAATTTTGCCTATGATCCATCCCACTCGGATTTATCGGCTATTCCTCAATTTAAACGCTATACTTTTAACCCAAGAATTTTCTGGTATCCCTCAACCAAAACAAATTTAAATTTTGGGATAAATACGGTTTTCGAAAACCGGTTGGGTGGCGATATCCATTACATAAAAGGCGAAAGAAACAATAACCATTCGTATTATGAAGAGAATAAAACCAAGCGCTCTTCAACGCAGCTTGCTTTTAATCATCAATTAAATTCTGCCAGTAAAATAAATTTTAAAAACAGCATTAGTTACTTTAACCGGGACTTGCAAATTCCGGAGTATTCCTTTAACGGCAAGCAGGTAAATACCTTTAGTGAAGCTACTTATGCTTACTCCCGCGAAAAATCAGATTGGGTAGCGGGTTTAAATTTATGGACGGAAAACTTCCGGGAAAGTAAAGCAGATAGTTTTACTTTGCGCAATTACAAGCAAACTACTATAGGAGCTTTTGTCCAGAATACGTGGAAAGTAGAAAACTGGCTGCACCTGGAAACAGGGTTAAGGAGTGATTATGTGGTGGATTACGGCTTTGCCTGGCTCCCAAGGATATCAGCCCTTTTTAAAATAAAACCTAATTTTACCTCGCGGCTAGGCGGTGGATTTGGCTACAAAGCTCCTACTATTTTTACCGAAGAAACCGAACGCTTGCAGTATCGCGGAATTTTGCCTCTAAATCCGAAGAACAATCAATTAGAGCGCAGTTATGGCACCAACCTGGATTTTACGTACCGAACTTCTTTTGCCCAGGAAGCTATCAGCTTTAATGTGAACCATTTATTCTTTTACACCTTTTTAGATCATCCATTAGCCTTGCAATCGCTTGGCAACAATACCTATATCTTGCAAAACAGACCGGGTCACCTGGACACGAAAGGCACGGAAACAAACTTTAAAATAGGCTATAAAGATTTTAATATGTTTTTAGGTTATACTTTCACGCATACTATTATTCACGAAGGTAAACGTAAAACCATAAATCCTTTAACTCCCAAACACCGCATTAATGCCGTATTAATGTACGAGGCGGAAGATAAATGGAAAATCGGTTTAGAGTCTTATTATTTTAGCAAACAAAAACTAACAGATGGTACCACGGGTAAATCTTATGTAATTTCCGGAATTATGGCCGAAAAATTATTCCAAAAGTTTTCTTTGTACCTCAACTTCGAGAATTTCCTGGATGTGCGGCAAACCCGATTCGATAGCATTTATACTGGCAGCATTACCAATCCAACTTTCCGGGATATCTATGCCCCACTGGATGGGTTTGTAGTGAATGGAGGTGTTAAGTTAAATTTATTTTAA